A DNA window from Patagioenas fasciata isolate bPatFas1 chromosome 1, bPatFas1.hap1, whole genome shotgun sequence contains the following coding sequences:
- the CHD4 gene encoding chromodomain-helicase-DNA-binding protein 4 isoform X2, protein MASGIGSPSPCSGGSDDDEMEILLNNAIPQHLEPEEEPEEELLSEAETPKIKKKKKPKKLKEPKVPKLSKRQKKELGDSSGEGNEFVEEEEEVLRSDSEGSDYTPGKKKKKKLGPKKEKKNKAKRKEEEEEEEEDDDSKEPKSSAQLLEDWGMEDIDHIFTEEDYRTLTNYKAFSQFVRPLIAAKNPKIAVSKMMMVLGAKWREFSTNNPFKGSSGASVAAAAAAAVAVVESMVTNVDTVLPQPPVDVPLRKAKTKEGKGPNARRKPKASPRVPDIKKPKTKKVAPLKIKLGGFGSKRKRSSSEDDDLDVESDFDDASINSYSVSDGSTSRSSRSRKKLKAGKKKKKGEEDSTVAVDGYETDHQDYCEVCQQGGEIILCDTCPRAYHMVCLDPDMEKAPEGKWSCPHCEKEGIQWEAKEDNSEGEEILEDVVGDAEEEDDHHMEFCRVCKDGGELLCCDACPSSYHIHCLNPPLPEIPNGEWLCPRCTCPALKGKVQKILIWKWGQPPVGPPPPRPPDADPNAPPPKPLEGRPERQFFVKWQGMSYWHCSWVSELQLELHCQVMFRNYQRKNDMDEPPSGDFGGEEEKSRKRKNKDPKYAEMEERFYRYGIKPEWMMIHRILNHSVDKKGNVHYLIKWRDLPYDQASWESEDVDIQDYDLYKQGYWNHRELMRGEEGRPGKKLKKVKMRKLERPPETPTVDPTVKYDRQPEYLDVTGGTLHPYQLEGLNWLRFSWAQGTDTILADEMGLGKTVQTAVFLYSLYKEGHSKGPFLVSAPLSTIINWEREFEMWAPDMYVVTYVGDKDSRAIIRENEFTFEDNAIRGGKKASRMKKEAAVKFHVLLTSYELITIDMAILGSIDWACLIVDEAHRLKNNQSKFFRVLNGYSLQHKLLLTGTPLQNNLEELFHLLNFLTPERFHNLEGFLEEFADIAKEDQIKKLHDMLGPHMLRRLKADVFKNMPSKTELIVRVELSPMQKKYYKYILTRNFEALNARGGGNQVSLLNVVMDLKKCCNHPYLFPVAAMEAPKMPNGMYDGSALIRASGKLLLLQKMLKNLKEGGHRVLIFSQMTKMLDLLEDFLEHEGYKYERIDGGITGNMRQEAIDRFNAPGAQQFCFLLSTRAGGLGINLATADTVIIYDSDWNPHNDIQAFSRAHRIGQNKKVMIYRFVTRASVEERITQVAKKKMMLTHLVVRPGLGSKTGSMSKQELDDILKFGTEELFKDEATEGGDNKEGEDSSVIHYDDKAIERLLDRNQDETEDTELQGMNEYLSSFKVAQYVVREEEMGEEEEVEREIIKQEESVDPDYWEKLLRHHYEQQQEDLARNLGKGKRIRKQVNYNDGSQEDRGSRAVFLSDWQDDQSDNQSDYSVASEEGDEDFDERSEARRPSRKGLRNDKDKPLPPLLARVGGNIEVLGFNARQRKAFLNAIMRYGMPPQDAFTTQWLVRDLRGKSEKEFKAYVSLFMRHLCEPGADGAETFADGVPREGLSRQHVLTRIGVMSLIRKKVQEFEHVNGRWSMPELAEIEENKKLSQPSSPSPKTPTPSTPGDTQPNTPAPVPPAEEGVKVEEGGSAKEQGESSEPEKELSASATESEVPMEQCVQPVETPPQEAKSPVNPTEADEKKVEEPEVKERPDEPMEVESKADVEKVEDRAPIENPPEPPIITLDEKDEKKDDDKRDVVMLQNGEMLKESVDERHKKGVKQRFMFNIADGGFTELHSLWQNEERAATVTKKTYEIWHRRHDYWLLAGIINHGYARWQDIQNDPRYAILNEPFKGEMNRGNFLEIKNKFLARRFKLLEQALVIEEQLRRAAYLNMSEDPSHPSMALNTRFAEVECLAESHQHLSKESMAGNKPANAVLHKVLKQLEELLSDMKADVTRLPATIARIPPVAVRLQMSERNILSRLANRSSEPPPPPPPQQIIFSHPTGGPAAVSHWPSAVDLSAKLK, encoded by the exons ATGGCATCGGGCATTGGATCTCCGTCGCCGTGCTCAGGGGGCAGTGATGATGATGAGATGGAGATCCTCTTGAACAACGCTATCCCCCAGCATCTAG AGCCTGAAGAAGAGCCTGAGGAAGAGCTGCTGTCAGAGGCTGAGACACCCAAaatcaagaagaagaagaagcccAAGAAACTAAAGGAACCCAAAGTGCCCAAGCTCAGCAAGCGTCAGAAGAAGGAG ctgggGGACAGCTCTGGTGAGGGGAATGAGTTtgtggaggaagaagaggaggttcTACGCTCTGACAGTGAGGGCAGCGACTACactcctggaaagaagaaaaagaagaaattaggacccaagaaggaaaagaaaaataaagccaagcgcaaggaagaggaagaagaggaggaagaagatgatGACTCAAAG GAGCCAAAGTCATCTGCTCAGCTCCTGGAAGACTGGGGCATGGAGGATATTGATCATATCTTCACAGAGGAGGATTACCGCACACTCACCAACTACAAAGCTTTCAGCCAGTTTGTCAG GCCACTTATTGCAGCAAAGAACCCTAAAATAGCAGTGTCGAAGATGATGATGGTACTGGGAGCCAAATGGAGAGAGTTTAGCACAAATAACCCCTTCAAGGGAAGTTCAGGTGCATctgtggcagctgctgcagcggcAGCTGTTGCAGTAGTGGAGAGTATGGTGACCAATGTGGATACCGTCCTGCCACAGCCCCCTGTAGATGTGCCACTCAGGAAAGCCAAGACAAAGGAGGGCAAAG GACCCAATGCCCGTCGGAAGCCAAAGGCCAGTCCTCGTGTTCCTGATATCAAGAAACCTAAAACAAAGAAGGTGGCACCTTTGAAAATCAAACTGGGAGGATTTGGCTCCAAGCGTAAAAGATCATCA AGTGAAGATGATGATCTGGATGTGGAGTCAGACTTCGATGATGCCAGTATCAATAGCTACTCTGTTTCAGATGGATCTACAAGCCGAAGTAGCCGCAGTCGCAAAAAACTCAaagctgggaaaaagaaaaagaaag GTGAGGAGGACTCCACGGTGGCTGTGGATGGCTATGAGACTGATCACCAGGACTACTGTGAGGTGTGCCAGCAGGGGGGAGAAATTATATTGTGTGATACCTGTCCTCGTGCCTACCACATGGTTTGCCTGGACCCAGACATGGAGAAAGCCCCAGAGGGCAAATGGAGCTGCCCACACTGT GAAAAAGAGGGCATTCAGTGGGAAGCAAAGGAGGATAACTCTGAGGGTGAGGAAATATtggaggatgttgtgggggatgcTGAGGAAGAGGATGACCACCATATGGAGTTCTGTAGAGTCTGCAAGGATGGAGGAGAGCTGCTGTGCTGTGATGCCTGTCCTTCATCCTATCATATCCACTGTCTGAATCCCCCATTGCCAGAGATTCCCAACGGAGAGTGGCTGTGTCCTCGCTGCACT TGCCCAGCTTTGAAAGGAAAAGTGCAGAAGATCTTGATCTGGAAATGGGGTCAGCCCCCAGTTGGTCCCCCACCACCACGTCCACCTGATGCAGACCCTAATGCTCCTCCGCCTAAGCCTCTGGAGGGCCGGCCTGAAAGACAGTTCTTTGTTAAATGGCAGGGCATGTCCTACTGGCACTGTTCCTGGGTGTCAGAGTTGCAG CTGGAGCTGCACTGCCAGGTCATGTTTCGTAACTACCAGCGCAAAAATGATATGGATGAGCCACCCTCAGGGGACTTtggaggggaagaggagaaaagtcgaaagagaaaaaacaaggaCCCCAAATATGCTGAGATGGAGGAACGCTTCTATCGCTACGGGATCAAGCCTGAGTGGATGATGATCCACAGGATCCTTAATCATAG TGTGGATAAAAAGGGGAATGTCCACTATTTAATTAAATGGAGGGACCTACCCTATGACCAGGCATCCTGGGAAAGTGAGGATGTGGATATCCAAGATTATGACCTCTACAAGCAAGGCTACTGGAATCATAG GGAGCTGATGAGAGGTGAAGAGGGCAGGCCTGGTAAGAAGTTAAAGAAAGTGAAGATGCGGAAACTGGAAAGGCCCCCTGAGACTCCCACAGTAGAT CCAACAGTGAAATATGACCGGCAACCAGAGTACCTCGATGTAACGGGAGGGACCTTACATCCCTACCAGCTGGAAGGACTGAACTGGCTGCGCTTCTCTTGGGCCCAGGGCACAGATACAATCTTGGCCGATGAGATGGGTCTGGGAAAGACTGTGCAGACAGCTGTGTTCCTGTATTCCTTATACAAAGAG GGCCACTCAAAAGGTCCCTTCTTGGTGAGTGCCCCACTGTCCACAATCATCAACTGGGAACGAGAATTTGAGATGTGGGCCCCAGATATGTATGTAGTGACCTATGTCGGGGACAAAGACAGCCGGGCCATCATCCGTGAGAATGAATTCACTTTTGAGGATAATGCCATACGTGGAGGCAAAAAAGCATCCAGAATGAAG AAGGAGGCTGCTGTGAAGTTCCATGTGCTTCTCACTTCCTATGAACTGATCACAATTGACATGGCCATACTGGGCTCTATTGACTGGGCCTGTCTCATTGTGGATGAAGCTCACAGACTGAAGAACAACCAGTCTAAG TTCTTCCGGGTGCTGAACGGTTACTCCCTCCAGCACAAACTGCTGCTTACAGGAACTCCCCTGCAGAACAACCTGGAAGAACTGTTCCACCTGCTGAACTTCCTGACACCAGAGAGATTCCA TAACTTGGAGGGCTTCCTAGAAGAGTTTGCAGATATTGCCAAGGAAGACCAGATCAAGAAGCTGCATGACATGCTGGGCCCACACATGCTGAGGCGTCTCAAAGCTGATGTTTTCAAGAATATGCCGTCAAAGACTGAACTCATTGTCAGAGTGGAGCTGAGCCCCATGCAGAA gaAATATTATAAATACATTTTGACAAGAAACTTTGAGGCACTGAACGCACGGGGTGGTGGTAACCAAGTCTCCTTGCTCAATGTTGTTATGGATCTGAAGAAGTGCTGTAACCACCCCTACCTCTTCCCTGTGGCTGCTATG gAAGCTCCAAAAATGCCAAATGGCATGTATGATGGTAGTGCTCTTATTCGAGCCTCTGGAAAACTGTTGCTGCTGCAGAAGATGTTGAAGAACCTTAAGGAAGGAGGTCACAGGGTGCTCATATTCTCTCAG ATGACTAAAATGTTGGACCTTCTAGAAGACTTTTTGGAACATGAAGGGTACAAATATGAGCGGATTGATGGAGGAATCACAGGGAACATGCGTCAGGAGGCTATTGATCGTTTCAATG CTCCTGGTGCTCAGCAgttctgctttctgctttctACTCGAGCTGGGGGTCTTGGTATTAACTTGGCCACAGCAGATACTGTGATTATCTATGATTCAGACTGGAACCCCCACAATGACATCCAG GCCTTCAGTCGTGCACACAGAATTGGACAGAACAAGAAAGTGATGATATACCGCTTTGTGACAAGGGCCTCAGTGGAGGAGCGTATCactcaggtggccaagaagaaAATGATGCTAACTCATCTGGTAGTGAGACCAGGGTTGGGCTCCAAAACAGGCTCCATGTCCAAACAGGAACTTGATGACATTCTCAAATTTGGCACTGAAGAGCTCTTCAAGGATGAGGCTACTGAGGGGG GGGATAACAAGGAAGGTGAGGACAGCAGTGTCATCCACTATGATGACAAAGCAATTGAGCGTCTCTTGGATCGGAACCAGGATGAAACAGAAGATACAGAACTTCAGGGCATGAATGAGTATCTCAGCTCTTTCAAAGTGGCCCAGTATGTGGTTCGTGAAGAGGAGATGGGG gaggaagaggaggttgaACGAGAGATCATTAAGCAGGAGGAGTCAGTGGATCCTGATTACTGGGAGAAACTGCTGCGTCACCATTATGAACAGCAACAGGAGGATCTGGCCAGGAATCTGGGCAAGGGCAAACGTATTCGCAAGCAAGTTAACTACAATGATGGCTCACAGGAGGACAGAG GCTCACgtgctgtttttctttcagacTGGCAGGATGACCAGTCAGATAATCAGTCAGACTAttcagttgcttctgaagaaggagacGAGGACTTCGATGAGAGGTCTGAAG CTCGTCGGCCTAGCCGCAAAGGCCTGAGAAACGATAAGGATAAGCCTCTGCCTCCCTTACTTGCCCGTGTGGGAGGGAACATTGAG GTCTTGGGTTTCAATGCCCGCCAGCGGAAAGCCTTCCTCAATGCTATCATGCGCTATGGAATGCCACCTCAGGATGCCTTCACCACTCAGTGGCTTGTTCGGGACCTCCGTGGCAAGTCAGAGAAAGAGTTCAA GGCCTATGTCTCCTTGTTCATGCGTCATTTATGTGAACCTGGAGCTGATGGTGCAGAGACCTTTGCAGATGGGGTCCCACGGGAAGGTCTTTCTCGACAGCATGTCCTTACTCGCATTGGGGTCATGTCTCTTATACGCAAAAAG GTGCAGGAATTTGAGCATGTGAATGGCCGTTGGAGTATGCCAGAACTGGCAGAGATAGAGGAGAACAAGAAACTTTCACAGCCAAGCTCACCCTCTCCCAAAACTCCAACTCCTTCAACACCAGGGGATACGCAACCAAATACACCTGCCCCTGTCCCTCCAGCTG AAGAAGGAGTAAAAGTAGAAGAAGGAGGCAGTGCAAAGGAGCAAGGAGAGTCATCTGAGCCTGAGAAAGAACTTAGTGCCTCTGCTACTGAATCAGAGGTCCCTATGGAG CAATGTGTCCAGCCTGTGGAGACACCACCACAGGAAGCAAAATCCCCGGTGAACCCCACAGAAGCGGATGAAAAAAAAGTAGAGGAACCAGAGGTGAAGGAAAGACCAGATGAGCCAATGGAAGTAGAAAGCAAAG CTGATGTGGAGAAAGTGGAAGACAGAGCACCTATTGAGAATCCCCCTGAACCTCCTATAATCACTCTGGATGAGAAAG ATGAGAAAAAGGATGATGATAAGAGAGATGTGGTGATGCTGCAGAATGGAGAGATGCTGAAAGAGTCAGTAGATGAAAGGCACAAGAAGGGAGTAAAGCAGCGCTTCATGTTCAACATAGCAGATGGTGGCTTCACTG AACTACACTCCCTGTGGCAGAACGAAGAGCGAGCTGCAACTGTCACAAAGAAGACCTATGAGATCTGGCATCGGCGTCATGACTACTGGCTCCTTGCTGGAATTATCAA TCATGGCTATGCCCGTTGGCAGGATATTCAGAATGATCCACGTTACGCCATCCTCAATGAACCCTTCAAGGGTGAGATGAACAGGGGTAACTTCCTGGAAATAAAGAATAAGTTCTTGGCAAGGAGATTTAAG CTCCTGGAGCAAGCGCTGGTGATTGAGGAGCAGTTGCGGCGAGCTGCCTATCTGAACATGTCAGAAGACCCATCTCATCCATCTATGGCTCTGAACACACGTTTCGCAGAGGTGGAATGCCTGGCTGAGAGCCACCAGCACCTCTCCAAGGAGTCAATGGCTGGGAATAAACCAGCCAACGCAGTGCTGCACAAAG TTCtgaagcagctggaggagctgttGAGTGACATGAAGGCAGATGTGACTCGTCTGCCTGCCACCATTGCCCGTATCCCCCCTGTGGCAGTGCGCCTCCAGATGTCCGAGCGCAACATCCTCAGTCGGCTGGCTAACCGCAGTAGTGAGCCCCCTccaccaccccctccccagcAA ATCATCTTCTCTCACCCCACAGGTGGCCCAGCAGCAGTGAGTCACTGGCCCAGTGCTGTTGACCTTTCAGCCAAGCTGAAgtga